A DNA window from Aestuariispira ectoiniformans contains the following coding sequences:
- a CDS encoding response regulator transcription factor → MTGKKILLVDDDNALRQSLAEQLRLHEEFDTVEEATATEGVERAKTEHFDAILLDVELPDMDGREACRLLRRNEVKCPIIMLTAHSTDSDQILGLDSGANDYISKPFRLNVLLARLRAQLRQHEQSEDAVFTIGPYTFQPSAKILLDDENGQKIRLTEKETAILKYLYRAGDKVIARDTLLGEVWGYNAGVTTHTLETHVYRLRQKIERDPGNAQILVTEPGGYKLVP, encoded by the coding sequence ATGACGGGCAAGAAGATACTTCTGGTAGACGATGACAATGCGCTGCGCCAATCCCTGGCAGAACAGCTTCGGTTGCATGAGGAATTCGATACGGTCGAAGAAGCAACCGCCACCGAAGGGGTCGAACGGGCCAAGACAGAACATTTCGATGCGATCCTGCTGGATGTTGAACTGCCGGATATGGATGGCCGCGAGGCCTGTCGCCTGTTGCGCCGGAACGAAGTCAAATGCCCGATCATCATGCTGACGGCGCATAGCACCGACAGCGACCAGATTCTGGGACTGGATTCCGGGGCAAATGATTATATTTCCAAGCCGTTCCGCCTGAATGTGCTGCTCGCCCGCCTGCGCGCGCAACTGCGGCAGCATGAGCAAAGCGAGGATGCGGTTTTCACCATCGGGCCCTACACGTTTCAACCGTCGGCAAAAATCCTGCTTGATGATGAAAACGGCCAGAAAATCCGTCTGACGGAAAAGGAAACAGCGATCCTGAAATATCTGTATCGCGCCGGGGACAAGGTTATTGCCCGCGATACGCTGCTGGGTGAGGTCTGGGGGTATAATGCCGGAGTGACGACCCATACCCTGGAAACCCACGTCTATCGCCTGCGCCAGAAAATCGAACGGGACCCCGGCAATGCCCAGATACTGGTGACGGAGCCCGGCGGATATAAACTGGTTCCGTGA
- a CDS encoding L,D-transpeptidase family protein, whose protein sequence is MDINVSEQGLTMPDGRVVKCAIGRGGIHKTKREGDGVTPVGDWPLRYGYYRADRLGTAPQTHLSMTPIQPDDGWCDAPHDANYNKAVKKPYAASHEDMWREDELYDIVVVLGHNDDPPVPGNGSAIFLHVARPGYKPTEGCVALPRETLVELLNACKAGDRMAIRSLENDD, encoded by the coding sequence ATGGATATCAATGTCAGCGAACAGGGCCTGACCATGCCGGACGGACGGGTGGTCAAATGCGCCATCGGCCGCGGTGGCATTCACAAGACAAAACGGGAAGGGGATGGCGTAACCCCTGTCGGTGACTGGCCTCTGCGTTACGGCTATTATCGCGCCGACCGTCTGGGTACGGCCCCGCAGACCCACCTGTCCATGACCCCGATCCAACCCGATGACGGCTGGTGCGATGCCCCGCACGACGCCAATTACAACAAGGCGGTCAAAAAACCCTATGCTGCCAGCCATGAAGACATGTGGCGCGAGGACGAGCTTTACGACATCGTTGTGGTATTGGGACATAACGACGACCCGCCGGTGCCGGGAAACGGCAGCGCCATCTTCCTGCATGTGGCCCGACCCGGCTACAAACCGACAGAGGGATGCGTCGCACTGCCCCGCGAAACGCTGGTGGAACTTCTGAATGCCTGCAAGGCCGGGGACCGGATGGCGATCCGCTCACTTGAGAATGACGACTAG